A window of Gouania willdenowi unplaced genomic scaffold, fGouWil2.1 scaffold_51_arrow_ctg1, whole genome shotgun sequence contains these coding sequences:
- the LOC114460527 gene encoding Fc receptor-like protein 5 has product MEEALCLLCLSSLLMFASQQQQPGDKELLPLLPASTYWDTSPSHQLITVRPSSSQFFSGDSVTLSCDLHPSNISRTTRKRESQCGQGWGEPGNSSCYIDMLMIWSTGVYWCENRDGETSERINITITDSSVLLQSPVLPVMEGQDVSLSCRSKNAPSNHTASFYRGSALIGTSHSGHMTLPGVSRSDEDFYSCSISGAQSESSWISITASTLTPPTAQAIPTAQATPTAQAPPSDPAPLMSPVRVICHLVVFCPYCICTLIMMSVCRRTGTSRSVSMAMNPSVNADQRLDDDYDITSEVITVHQL; this is encoded by the exons ATGGAGGAAGCTCTGTGTCTGCTGT GTCTGAGCTCACTGCTGATGTTTgcctcacaacaacaacaaccaggtGACAAAGAGCTCCTCCCACTGCTCCCAGCATCCACCTACTGggacaccagtccatcacaccAGCTCATCACTGTGAGGCCCAGCAGCTCCCAGTTCTTCTCTGGAGACTCTGTGACTCTGAGCTGTGACCTTCACCCATCAAACATCAGCAGAACAACCAGGAAACGAGAGTCCCAGTGTGGACAGGGGTGGGGAGAACCTGGAAACTCCTCATGTTACATTGACATGTTGATGATCTGGTCAACTGGAGTGTACTGGTGTGAGAACAGAGATGGAGAAACTAGTGAGAGAATCAACATCACCATCACTG ACTCCTCAGTCCTCCTCCAGAGTCCGGTCCTCCCTGTGATGGAGGGACAGGACGTGTCTCTGAGCTGTAGATCAAAGAACGCTCCATCCAATCACACGGCTTCTTTCTACAGAGGCTCCGCCCTCATAGGAACCTCCCACAGCGGTCACATGACCCTCCCTGGGGTCTCCAGGTCTGATGAGGACTTCTACAGCTGCAGCATCAGTGGTGCTCAGTCTGAATCCAGCTGGATCTCCATCACAGCTTCTACACTGACTCCTCCCACAGCACAGGCTATTCCCACAGCACAGGCTACGCCCACAGCACAGGCTCCTCCCTCTGACCCCGCCCCCCTGATGTCACCAGTCAGAGTGATCTGCCACCTGGTGGTGTTCTGCCCGTACTGCATCTGTACTCTGATCATGATGTCTGTGTGTAGGAGGACAG GAACCTCCCGGTCCGTCTCCATGGCGATGAATCCATCGGTAAATGCTGACCAGAGATTGGACGACGACTATGACATCACCTCTGAGGTCATCACTGTGCATCAGCTCTGA
- the LOC114460571 gene encoding uncharacterized protein LOC114460571 isoform X3, with protein sequence MFVWRFLLFLWWISQFLSSASDLKNISAELGENVILPCQARGKGTIRAVQWNRTDLKDGYVLLYKDKQLDPDFQHQSYKDRVGLNRTHSDISLILKNVTADDEGIYEGRILEKQNNITAEPGHDVNLSSKAPDGQLKDWKTTEQQDEHPDPDYQKNVTEEENGEHKSLKRQKRSNLFGSAVCTIRLIVVPPGSTTEDTGGHPGGTATKVSLGLVVVVVVVVIFIRRKKVKKSSLFREESENETYKDNPL encoded by the exons ATGTTCGTATGGAGGTTTCTACTGTTCCTCTGGTGGATCAGTCAGTTTTTGTCTTCAG CCTCAGACCTTAAGAACATCTCAGCAGAACTTGGAGAAAATGTCATTTTACCATGTCAAGCTCGTGGTAAAGGAACCATCAGAGCTGTACAGTGGAACAGAACTGACCTGAAGGATGGATACGTTCTCCTGTACAAAGACAAACAGCTTGATCCAGACTTTCAGCACCAATCCTACAAAGACCGAGTGGGTCTGAATAGGACACACAGTGATATCAGTTTGATTCTGAAGAACGTGACAGCAGATGATGAAGGAATCTATGAGGGTCGAATCCTTGAGAAGCAAA ACAACATCACAGCAGAACCTGGACATGATGTCAACCTGTCAAGTAAAGCTCCTGATGGACAACTCAAAGACTGGAAAACCACTGAGCAGCAGGACGAACATCCTGATCCAGACTACCAGAAGAACGtgacagaagaagaaaacggAGAACACAAGAGTTTAAAACGTCAGAAGAGATCAAACTTATTTGGTTCTGCAGTCTGTACCATACGACTGATTGTTGTTCCTCCAG GATCAACCACAGAGGACACAGGTGGACATCCAGGTGGAACAGCTACAAAAGTGTCACTTGGCCTtgtggttgttgttgtggttgtggTTATTTTTATCAgaaggaaaaaggtaaaaaaatctTCACTTTTCAGAGAAGAATCAGAAAATGAAACATATAAAGACAATCCACTATAA
- the LOC114460571 gene encoding uncharacterized protein LOC114460571 isoform X5, protein MFVWRFLLFLWWISQFLSSASDLKNISAELGENVILPCQARGKGTIRAVQWNRTDLKDGYVLLYKDKQLDPDFQHQSYKDRVGLNRTHSDISLILKNVTADDEGIYEGRILEKQRNKRYFENRVVPPKPGHKSLKRQKRSNLFGSAVCTIRLIVVPPGSTTEDTGGHPGGTATKVSLGLVVVVVVVVIFIRRKKVKKSSLFREESENETYKDNPL, encoded by the exons ATGTTCGTATGGAGGTTTCTACTGTTCCTCTGGTGGATCAGTCAGTTTTTGTCTTCAG CCTCAGACCTTAAGAACATCTCAGCAGAACTTGGAGAAAATGTCATTTTACCATGTCAAGCTCGTGGTAAAGGAACCATCAGAGCTGTACAGTGGAACAGAACTGACCTGAAGGATGGATACGTTCTCCTGTACAAAGACAAACAGCTTGATCCAGACTTTCAGCACCAATCCTACAAAGACCGAGTGGGTCTGAATAGGACACACAGTGATATCAGTTTGATTCTGAAGAACGTGACAGCAGATGATGAAGGAATCTATGAGGGTCGAATCCTTGAGAAGCAAAGAAACAAGAGATATTTTGAAAACAGAGTTGTTCCTCCAA AACCTGGAC ACAAGAGTTTAAAACGTCAGAAGAGATCAAACTTATTTGGTTCTGCAGTCTGTACCATACGACTGATTGTTGTTCCTCCAG GATCAACCACAGAGGACACAGGTGGACATCCAGGTGGAACAGCTACAAAAGTGTCACTTGGCCTtgtggttgttgttgtggttgtggTTATTTTTATCAgaaggaaaaaggtaaaaaaatctTCACTTTTCAGAGAAGAATCAGAAAATGAAACATATAAAGACAATCCACTATAA
- the LOC114460571 gene encoding uncharacterized protein LOC114460571 isoform X1, with amino-acid sequence MFVWRFLLFLWWISQFLSSASDLKNISAELGENVILPCQARGKGTIRAVQWNRTDLKDGYVLLYKDKQLDPDFQHQSYKDRVGLNRTHSDISLILKNVTADDEGIYEGRILEKQRNKRYFENRVVPPTEPGHDVNLSSKAPDGQLKDWKTTEQQDEHPDPDYQKNVTEEENGEHKSLKRQKRSNLFGSAVCTIRLIVVPPGSTTEDTGGHPGGTATKVSLGLVVVVVVVVIFIRRKKVKKSSLFREESENETYKDNPL; translated from the exons ATGTTCGTATGGAGGTTTCTACTGTTCCTCTGGTGGATCAGTCAGTTTTTGTCTTCAG CCTCAGACCTTAAGAACATCTCAGCAGAACTTGGAGAAAATGTCATTTTACCATGTCAAGCTCGTGGTAAAGGAACCATCAGAGCTGTACAGTGGAACAGAACTGACCTGAAGGATGGATACGTTCTCCTGTACAAAGACAAACAGCTTGATCCAGACTTTCAGCACCAATCCTACAAAGACCGAGTGGGTCTGAATAGGACACACAGTGATATCAGTTTGATTCTGAAGAACGTGACAGCAGATGATGAAGGAATCTATGAGGGTCGAATCCTTGAGAAGCAAAGAAACAAGAGATATTTTGAAAACAGAGTTGTTCCTCCAA CAGAACCTGGACATGATGTCAACCTGTCAAGTAAAGCTCCTGATGGACAACTCAAAGACTGGAAAACCACTGAGCAGCAGGACGAACATCCTGATCCAGACTACCAGAAGAACGtgacagaagaagaaaacggAGAACACAAGAGTTTAAAACGTCAGAAGAGATCAAACTTATTTGGTTCTGCAGTCTGTACCATACGACTGATTGTTGTTCCTCCAG GATCAACCACAGAGGACACAGGTGGACATCCAGGTGGAACAGCTACAAAAGTGTCACTTGGCCTtgtggttgttgttgtggttgtggTTATTTTTATCAgaaggaaaaaggtaaaaaaatctTCACTTTTCAGAGAAGAATCAGAAAATGAAACATATAAAGACAATCCACTATAA
- the LOC114460571 gene encoding uncharacterized protein LOC114460571 isoform X2, translating into MFVWRFLLFLWWISQFLSSASDLKNISAELGENVILPCQARGKGTIRAVQWNRTDLKDGYVLLYKDKQLDPDFQHQSYKDRVGLNRTHSDISLILKNVTADDEGIYEGRILEKQRNKRYFENRVVPPKPGHDVNLSSKAPDGQLKDWKTTEQQDEHPDPDYQKNVTEEENGEHKSLKRQKRSNLFGSAVCTIRLIVVPPGSTTEDTGGHPGGTATKVSLGLVVVVVVVVIFIRRKKVKKSSLFREESENETYKDNPL; encoded by the exons ATGTTCGTATGGAGGTTTCTACTGTTCCTCTGGTGGATCAGTCAGTTTTTGTCTTCAG CCTCAGACCTTAAGAACATCTCAGCAGAACTTGGAGAAAATGTCATTTTACCATGTCAAGCTCGTGGTAAAGGAACCATCAGAGCTGTACAGTGGAACAGAACTGACCTGAAGGATGGATACGTTCTCCTGTACAAAGACAAACAGCTTGATCCAGACTTTCAGCACCAATCCTACAAAGACCGAGTGGGTCTGAATAGGACACACAGTGATATCAGTTTGATTCTGAAGAACGTGACAGCAGATGATGAAGGAATCTATGAGGGTCGAATCCTTGAGAAGCAAAGAAACAAGAGATATTTTGAAAACAGAGTTGTTCCTCCAA AACCTGGACATGATGTCAACCTGTCAAGTAAAGCTCCTGATGGACAACTCAAAGACTGGAAAACCACTGAGCAGCAGGACGAACATCCTGATCCAGACTACCAGAAGAACGtgacagaagaagaaaacggAGAACACAAGAGTTTAAAACGTCAGAAGAGATCAAACTTATTTGGTTCTGCAGTCTGTACCATACGACTGATTGTTGTTCCTCCAG GATCAACCACAGAGGACACAGGTGGACATCCAGGTGGAACAGCTACAAAAGTGTCACTTGGCCTtgtggttgttgttgtggttgtggTTATTTTTATCAgaaggaaaaaggtaaaaaaatctTCACTTTTCAGAGAAGAATCAGAAAATGAAACATATAAAGACAATCCACTATAA
- the LOC114460571 gene encoding uncharacterized protein LOC114460571 isoform X6, whose amino-acid sequence MFVWRFLLFLWWISQFLSSASDLKNISAELGENVILPCQARGKGTIRAVQWNRTDLKDGYVLLYKDKQLDPDFQHQSYKDRVGLNRTHSDISLILKNVTADDEGIYEGRILEKQNNITAEPGHKSLKRQKRSNLFGSAVCTIRLIVVPPGSTTEDTGGHPGGTATKVSLGLVVVVVVVVIFIRRKKVKKSSLFREESENETYKDNPL is encoded by the exons ATGTTCGTATGGAGGTTTCTACTGTTCCTCTGGTGGATCAGTCAGTTTTTGTCTTCAG CCTCAGACCTTAAGAACATCTCAGCAGAACTTGGAGAAAATGTCATTTTACCATGTCAAGCTCGTGGTAAAGGAACCATCAGAGCTGTACAGTGGAACAGAACTGACCTGAAGGATGGATACGTTCTCCTGTACAAAGACAAACAGCTTGATCCAGACTTTCAGCACCAATCCTACAAAGACCGAGTGGGTCTGAATAGGACACACAGTGATATCAGTTTGATTCTGAAGAACGTGACAGCAGATGATGAAGGAATCTATGAGGGTCGAATCCTTGAGAAGCAAA ACAACATCACAGCAGAACCTGGAC ACAAGAGTTTAAAACGTCAGAAGAGATCAAACTTATTTGGTTCTGCAGTCTGTACCATACGACTGATTGTTGTTCCTCCAG GATCAACCACAGAGGACACAGGTGGACATCCAGGTGGAACAGCTACAAAAGTGTCACTTGGCCTtgtggttgttgttgtggttgtggTTATTTTTATCAgaaggaaaaaggtaaaaaaatctTCACTTTTCAGAGAAGAATCAGAAAATGAAACATATAAAGACAATCCACTATAA
- the LOC114460571 gene encoding uncharacterized protein LOC114460571 isoform X4: MFVWRFLLFLWWISQFLSSASDLKNISAELGENVILPCQARGKGTIRAVQWNRTDLKDGYVLLYKDKQLDPDFQHQSYKDRVGLNRTHSDISLILKNVTADDEGIYEGRILEKQRNKRYFENRVVPPTEPGHKSLKRQKRSNLFGSAVCTIRLIVVPPGSTTEDTGGHPGGTATKVSLGLVVVVVVVVIFIRRKKVKKSSLFREESENETYKDNPL, translated from the exons ATGTTCGTATGGAGGTTTCTACTGTTCCTCTGGTGGATCAGTCAGTTTTTGTCTTCAG CCTCAGACCTTAAGAACATCTCAGCAGAACTTGGAGAAAATGTCATTTTACCATGTCAAGCTCGTGGTAAAGGAACCATCAGAGCTGTACAGTGGAACAGAACTGACCTGAAGGATGGATACGTTCTCCTGTACAAAGACAAACAGCTTGATCCAGACTTTCAGCACCAATCCTACAAAGACCGAGTGGGTCTGAATAGGACACACAGTGATATCAGTTTGATTCTGAAGAACGTGACAGCAGATGATGAAGGAATCTATGAGGGTCGAATCCTTGAGAAGCAAAGAAACAAGAGATATTTTGAAAACAGAGTTGTTCCTCCAA CAGAACCTGGAC ACAAGAGTTTAAAACGTCAGAAGAGATCAAACTTATTTGGTTCTGCAGTCTGTACCATACGACTGATTGTTGTTCCTCCAG GATCAACCACAGAGGACACAGGTGGACATCCAGGTGGAACAGCTACAAAAGTGTCACTTGGCCTtgtggttgttgttgtggttgtggTTATTTTTATCAgaaggaaaaaggtaaaaaaatctTCACTTTTCAGAGAAGAATCAGAAAATGAAACATATAAAGACAATCCACTATAA